From a region of the Triticum aestivum cultivar Chinese Spring chromosome 7D, IWGSC CS RefSeq v2.1, whole genome shotgun sequence genome:
- the LOC123164365 gene encoding putative F-box/LRR-repeat protein At5g54820 isoform X2, with the protein MAGAGEDESAPPPPSALLDQKPMEETAAAAGKLTRLEHEHGAPDETSFRMEDLPAEVQPVIMSQLPLKEAVRTSIVSRSWRMLWTFHSDLCFDGPTPNDLDSDTDDEFAGQDSTKMKRAKFIETVNSVIQQHSGIGINKFSVRCGMHKEYTDHLDRWIGFATSSKAKIIHFNLKKIYQPFEFHHFPLEALDSQGCSFVQSLFLASVSIKPNSVISGFTILRRLVLEFVKILGDFPGLLAKCSGLEDLEIIGCYGVDNLIVPHKLDKLQHLLIAGMDIQMVEFHATDLAHFEYKGRVIPIVLHGCSKLEKATMKFNGTKALAHTFTAVPSILSVKTLHLQAFISKYAQKLPARQQGMFLHLRHMTCQLIVNSNDPNGDNGILQLANCLDVAPRLETLHLHMLCAISSSFSSGEVAGMRRHDHLKTVFMSGFRCYKAQIELACCILRNASVLEQLIIEPRITDKVWAGDCSEWNTDLGEILPGVCEWAQVTSEHFRKVISVVGASHHTTEASLAQQDEGSLQHHH; encoded by the exons AtggccggagccggggaagacgaatcagctccccctcctccttctgCACTACTAGATCAGAAG CCCATGGAagagacggcggcggcagcgggcaaGCTCACCAGGCTGGAGCACGAGCACGGCGCCCCCGACGAGACGTCCTTCCGGATGGAGGACCTTCCCGCG GAAGTTCAACCTGTTATAATGTCACAGCTGCCACTGAAAGAGGCTGTGAGGACCAGCATTGTTTCAAGGAGTTGGAGAATGCTCTGGACATTCCACTCTGATCTATGTTTTGATGGTCCCACTCCCAATGATCTGGATTCTGACACCGATGACGAGTTCGCTGGTCAGGATAGTACCAAAATGAAACGAGCAAAGTTCATTGAGACTGTAAATTCGGTTATTCAACAGCACAGCGGGATAGGAATCAATAAGTTCAGCGTCAGGTGCGGCATGCACAAAGAGTACACTGATCATCTTGACAGGTGGATTGGGTTTGCCACTTCATCAAAGGCAAAGATAATACATTTTAATCTGAAGAAAATTTATCAGCCATTCGAATTTCACCACTTCCCTCTTGAGGCCTTAGATTCACAAGGTTGCTCATTTGTGCAGTCCTTATTTCTCGCCAGTGTTTCTATAAAGCCAAACTCAGTAATATCTGGCTTTACAATACTCAGAAGGCTTGTTCTGGAATTTGTTAAGATATTAGGAGATTTTCCAGGTTTGCTAGCAAAATGTTCAGGACTTGAGGACTTAGAGATCATCGGGTGCTATGGTGTGGACAACTTAATCGTACCACACAAACTCGATAAACTTCAACATTTGCTGATTGCCGGAATGGACATCCAGATGGTTGAGTTTCATGCTACTGATCTTGCTCATTTTGAGTACAAAGGGCGAGTGATCCCTATAGTCCTTCATGGTTGCTCGAAACTAGAGAAGGCAACAATGAAGTTTAATGGCACTAAAGCACTGGCACATACATTCACTGCAGTTCCAAGCATTTTGTCAGTGAAGACATTACATCTGCAGGCATTCATATCAAAATATGCACAG AAGCTGCCAGCAAGACAACAGGGAATGTTTTTGCATTTGAGGCATATGACTTGTCAATTAATCGTCAACTCTAACGACCCAAATGGTGATAATGGAATTCTTCAGCTGGCCAATTGTTTGGATGTTGCACCCAGACTGGAGACGTTGCACTTGCAT ATGCTCTGTGCGATATCCAGTAGTTTCTCCAGCGGTGAGGTGGCGGGTATGCGCCGCCATGATCATCTCAAGACGGTCTTCATGAGCGGTTTTCGATGTTACAAGGCTCAGATTGAGCTGGCATGCTGTATCTTGAGAAATGCTTCTGTTCTTGAGCAGCTGATAATAGAACCAAGGATTACAGACAAAGTATGGGCGGGTGATTGTTCCGAGTGGAATACTGACCTTGGCGAAATCTTACCAGGGGTCTGTGAGTGGGCACAGGTCACCTCGGAGCACTTCCGTAAGGTGATTTCCGTTGTAGGTGCCTCCCATCACA CAACGGAGGCTTCTTTGGCCCAGCAAGACGAAGGATCTCTTCAGCACCATCATTAG
- the LOC123164365 gene encoding putative F-box/LRR-repeat protein At5g54820 isoform X1, producing MAGAGEDESAPPPPSALLDQKQPMEETAAAAGKLTRLEHEHGAPDETSFRMEDLPAEVQPVIMSQLPLKEAVRTSIVSRSWRMLWTFHSDLCFDGPTPNDLDSDTDDEFAGQDSTKMKRAKFIETVNSVIQQHSGIGINKFSVRCGMHKEYTDHLDRWIGFATSSKAKIIHFNLKKIYQPFEFHHFPLEALDSQGCSFVQSLFLASVSIKPNSVISGFTILRRLVLEFVKILGDFPGLLAKCSGLEDLEIIGCYGVDNLIVPHKLDKLQHLLIAGMDIQMVEFHATDLAHFEYKGRVIPIVLHGCSKLEKATMKFNGTKALAHTFTAVPSILSVKTLHLQAFISKYAQKLPARQQGMFLHLRHMTCQLIVNSNDPNGDNGILQLANCLDVAPRLETLHLHMLCAISSSFSSGEVAGMRRHDHLKTVFMSGFRCYKAQIELACCILRNASVLEQLIIEPRITDKVWAGDCSEWNTDLGEILPGVCEWAQVTSEHFRKVISVVGASHHTTEASLAQQDEGSLQHHH from the exons AtggccggagccggggaagacgaatcagctccccctcctccttctgCACTACTAGATCAGAAG CAGCCCATGGAagagacggcggcggcagcgggcaaGCTCACCAGGCTGGAGCACGAGCACGGCGCCCCCGACGAGACGTCCTTCCGGATGGAGGACCTTCCCGCG GAAGTTCAACCTGTTATAATGTCACAGCTGCCACTGAAAGAGGCTGTGAGGACCAGCATTGTTTCAAGGAGTTGGAGAATGCTCTGGACATTCCACTCTGATCTATGTTTTGATGGTCCCACTCCCAATGATCTGGATTCTGACACCGATGACGAGTTCGCTGGTCAGGATAGTACCAAAATGAAACGAGCAAAGTTCATTGAGACTGTAAATTCGGTTATTCAACAGCACAGCGGGATAGGAATCAATAAGTTCAGCGTCAGGTGCGGCATGCACAAAGAGTACACTGATCATCTTGACAGGTGGATTGGGTTTGCCACTTCATCAAAGGCAAAGATAATACATTTTAATCTGAAGAAAATTTATCAGCCATTCGAATTTCACCACTTCCCTCTTGAGGCCTTAGATTCACAAGGTTGCTCATTTGTGCAGTCCTTATTTCTCGCCAGTGTTTCTATAAAGCCAAACTCAGTAATATCTGGCTTTACAATACTCAGAAGGCTTGTTCTGGAATTTGTTAAGATATTAGGAGATTTTCCAGGTTTGCTAGCAAAATGTTCAGGACTTGAGGACTTAGAGATCATCGGGTGCTATGGTGTGGACAACTTAATCGTACCACACAAACTCGATAAACTTCAACATTTGCTGATTGCCGGAATGGACATCCAGATGGTTGAGTTTCATGCTACTGATCTTGCTCATTTTGAGTACAAAGGGCGAGTGATCCCTATAGTCCTTCATGGTTGCTCGAAACTAGAGAAGGCAACAATGAAGTTTAATGGCACTAAAGCACTGGCACATACATTCACTGCAGTTCCAAGCATTTTGTCAGTGAAGACATTACATCTGCAGGCATTCATATCAAAATATGCACAG AAGCTGCCAGCAAGACAACAGGGAATGTTTTTGCATTTGAGGCATATGACTTGTCAATTAATCGTCAACTCTAACGACCCAAATGGTGATAATGGAATTCTTCAGCTGGCCAATTGTTTGGATGTTGCACCCAGACTGGAGACGTTGCACTTGCAT ATGCTCTGTGCGATATCCAGTAGTTTCTCCAGCGGTGAGGTGGCGGGTATGCGCCGCCATGATCATCTCAAGACGGTCTTCATGAGCGGTTTTCGATGTTACAAGGCTCAGATTGAGCTGGCATGCTGTATCTTGAGAAATGCTTCTGTTCTTGAGCAGCTGATAATAGAACCAAGGATTACAGACAAAGTATGGGCGGGTGATTGTTCCGAGTGGAATACTGACCTTGGCGAAATCTTACCAGGGGTCTGTGAGTGGGCACAGGTCACCTCGGAGCACTTCCGTAAGGTGATTTCCGTTGTAGGTGCCTCCCATCACA CAACGGAGGCTTCTTTGGCCCAGCAAGACGAAGGATCTCTTCAGCACCATCATTAG